From a region of the Eretmochelys imbricata isolate rEreImb1 chromosome 6, rEreImb1.hap1, whole genome shotgun sequence genome:
- the SLC43A1 gene encoding large neutral amino acids transporter small subunit 3, whose amino-acid sequence MALTLQQAYHRRWWMACTAVLENLFFSAVLLGWGSLLIMLKHEGFYSHMCTGENGTNGSALELPPNHWPSCVEQEEMLNLGFTIGSFLLSAATLPLGVLMDRLGPRPLRLLGSFSFAVSCAVMALAAYNPPVLSPLIFLGLSLNGFGGICLTFTSLTLPNMFGNLRSTFMALMIGSYASSAVTFPAVKAGSTPSSCPRAVGGLGCWTGGLTESYQHPWVTWGEIRGIGVTPAQEASQILPVHIRPPNLLLPCSQLIYDAGVSFIAIMLTWSGLACLIFLNCLVNWPKESFPAPEEANYTKKIKLSGLALDHRVTGDRFYTHVTTVGQRLSQKGLCPQEGKELCPSTQDLCHGATMPAESLIPFRRSVCSPIFLWSLITMGMTQLRVIFYMAAMNKMLEFQVTGGGQDVPEERMEQAEDTVGFYASVFGVMQLLCLVTCPFIGYVMDWRMKDCVDGPLGMGATAAAGARAEKPPARPRYRKIQKLTNAIRAFTFTNLLLGGFGVTCLINNLPLQFLTFVLHTMVRGFFHSACGGLYAAVFPSSHFGTLTGLQSLISAVFALLQQPLFMVVVGPLAGDPFWVNFGLLIFSLLGFLLPLYLCYFRRTLLRDQTTLGEIPDLAESAQVKLQDGVALNGMLSADDTEA is encoded by the exons ATGGCGCTGACTCTGCAGCAGGCGTACCATCGGCGCTGGTGGATGGCATGCACCGCCGTACTGGAGAACCTCTTCTTCTCCGCCgtgctgctgggctggggctccCTGCTCATCATGCTCAAGCATGAGGGCTTCTACTCCCACATGTGCACAG GTGAAAACGGAACCAACGGCTCGGCtctggagctgccccccaaccACTGGCCTAGCTGCGTGgagcaggaggagatgctgaacCTGGGCTTCACCATCGGGTCCTTCCTGCTGAGCGCTGCCACCCTGCCCCTGGGGGTGCTCATGGACCGTCTGGGGCCCCGGCCCCTCCGCCTCCTCGGCAG TTTCAGCTTTGCTGTCTCCTGTGCTGTGATGGCCCTGGCTGCCTACAACCCCCCAG ttcTCTCCCCACTGATTTTCCTCGGCCTGTCCCTGAATGGCTTCGGGGGTATCTGCCTGACATTCACCTCGCTGACG CTGCCCAACATGTTTGGGAACCTGCGCTCCACCTTCATGGCGCTGATGATTGGCTCCTACGCCTCCTCGGCCGTCACCTTCCCCGCAGTCAAGGCAGGTTCAACCCCCTCTTCCTGCCCTAGAGCAGTGGGTGGCCTGGGCTGCTGGACTGGGGGGCTCACAGAGAGCTATCAGCACCCCTGGGTTACGTGGGGAGAAATCAGGGGTATCGGGGTGACCCCTGCCCAAGAGGCCAGCCAGATCCTCCCTGTCCACATCCGCCCCCCTAACCTCCTGCTCCCCTGTTCCCAGCTGATCTACGACGCTGGCGTCTCCTTCATTGCCATTATGCTGACCTGGTCAGGCCTGGCCTGCCTCATCTTCCTCAACTGCCTGGTCAACTGGCCCAAGGAGTCCTTCCCGGCACCCGAGGAGGCGAACTACac GAAGAAGATCAAGCTGAGCGGGCTGGCACTGGATCACAGGGTGACAGGCGATCGGTTCTACACCCATGTCACCACCGTGGGGCAGCGCCTGAGCCAGAAGGGGCTGTGCCCGCAGGAGGGCAAGGAGCTTTGCCCATCCACGCAGGACCTGTGCCATGGGGCCACGATGCCTGCCGAGT ccTTGATCCCCTTCCGCCGCAGTGTCTGCTCCCCCATCTTCCTGTGGAGCCTGATCACCATGGGCATGACCCAGCTGCGCGTCATCTTCTACATGGCAGCGATGAACAAGATGCTGGAGTTCCAGGTGACAGGCGGCGGCCAAGACG TGCCGGAGGAGCGGATGGAGCAGGCCGAGGACACAG TTGGGTTCTACGCCTCCGTCTTCGGGGTCATGCAGCTGCTCTGCCTCGTCACCTGCCCCTTCATCGGCTACGTGATGGACTGGCGCATGAAGGACTGTGTGGACGGGCCGCTGGGCATGGGTGCCACCGCAGCAGCTGG CGCCAGGGCTGAGAAGCCACCTGCTAGGCCCCGTTACCGCAAGATCCAGAAGCTCACCAACGCCATCCGGGCCTTCACCTTCACCAACCTGCTGCTGGGGGGCTTTGGGGTCACCTGCCTCATCAACAACCTACCTCTGCAG ttttTGACCTTTGTCCTTCACACCATGGTGCGAGGCTTTTTCCACTCCGCCTGCGGGGGTCTCTACGCGGCTGT GTTCCCGTCCAGTCACTTTGGCACTCTAACTGGCCTGCAGTCGCTGATCAGCGCTGTCTTTGCTCTGCTGCAGCAGCCACTCTTCATGGTTGTGGTGGGGCCCTTGGCCGGCGACCCCTTCTGG gTCAATTTTGGCCTCCTGATCTTCTCTCTCCTGGGCTTTCTGCTGCCTCTCTACCTCTGCTACTTCCGGCGCACCCTGCTCCGGGACCAGACGACGCTCGGAGAGATCCCGGACCTGGCTGAGAGTGCCCAAGTCAAACTCCAGGATGGCGTGGCCCTCAATGGCATGCTGAGCGCTGATGACACTGAGGCATAG